The Solanum lycopersicum chromosome 2, SLM_r2.1 DNA window acaacaactcacaaaagaaatgaaagtaaagtaataacaaaattagttaatggtaataataataactcaaTATGTtgctaaaatatttaatttctggTTATCATTATTGATAGATTTTTGTCagtatgaaattacattttttcccttgatcattattcagtttatatataaaaagggatttctagaattatttattatctttcttaatagatttttgttagaatgaaattacagTTTTACCATTGGTCGTCCTCCCACTTCACTCTcctatataatagaaatatactAGATATAAGTGTCTGCACTAGCGCGACACAAtgtatgataattattttcttccgATTTATGTGACAtgaatgaaaattgaaaaaatgaactaattttttatatgtgtttttttttttgcaaaatatttttaattgttaatgtatttaccttttatgtcatttttaaataatatatgttattccatctgtttcattttatatgatacaagtgattttaggaaagtcaatgaaatttcttatatgattctcacatatttttagttgtcattttactgtgattcatagtactttttagttcttaagtcattttcaaacaatatatgcaatattcttttgtttagataaaaataaaggaatcaACCAAATTTTAATACggtttttaattatgtttttctaaaaatatcttgAATTGTTACATTGATATTTTAAGATTCTTTTTATgcaatttttaaatatgcaacaaattagaaattaaaatgaagaattaaagttttcaaatcattatatttttatattacaatattcaaatctttaaaactccacatatatgcacaaattaatagaaggaaaccaaaagaattttttttaaaaaatatatgaaagctcattttaataataacacagatacattcatttttaatatatgatccCTCCTTTTCAATTaatatgaacttatttttttatttcatttcaaaaagaaaataacttctaatttttttttatatcgcatatttaagatcacaaaatttaaaaatattttaatacacaaaatttaaatatacatataaattttagttttatttttggttgattgcatctaatattatatttgatataaaattattaagagCTAAtcgtaataataatttatttactttcatataatgaataaatatcacaataattcataaaaaatggagaaatttcaaaaatgaggtaatactaataataataactaaagataTTTCTAgaaccattttaatttttttgttattggaagatttttgtttgcattaagttacattttttcaacctttgatcatcattcacttcatatatacaaaGATGTTTCTATAattattcttgatagatttttgttagaatgaaattacattttaattCTTAGTTGTCTTTAATACGAGTATatcatcttattcatttttatttgtaaaattactttttaacatctttttctttaatttcaatctaatatatattattattttttatcacacttatttattttcaagtatattaattagagccaaaataaatatggaaataatttattcatgataaattttagggataatgcccaagtaccccctcaacctatgcccgaaatctcagacacacacttatactatactaaggtcctattaccccccttaacttaataattttttacccctttttagcttacgtggcactatctggtgggtccaacgatggttgactttttttcccgaactagtgccacgtaggctaaaaacgggtagaaaattatatataaaataagttcagtggggtaataggatcttagtatagtataagtgtgtctctgggatttcgggcataggttgagggggtacttgggtattttccctaaatTTTATGTAAGAAGTAGGCATTTTTTGATAAGcataattaatagaaaaaatattaagaattaaactAAAGTAATAGCAAATAGAATAACAacaaaatagatatcacaacaactcataaaagaaaagatagtgaagtaataacaataacttaagatgtttctacaactatttaattttcttgttatcattctaGGTATATTCTTGTTAgtgtgaaattacatttttatccttgatcattatttactttatataaaaaaagagatttctagaattatttattatctttcttaataaatttttattagaataaattaaattttttcccCTGATCGTCCTTCCATTCACTCttttatataatagaaaaaataaaacatattaatataaaaataaataaaaaaatattaactatccaaacacattttattttaattagttcaaaattttctttcaaaagtaCGTAAAAACAAGCTTAACATTCATTATTGTTTGTTTAATTAGTAGAAACTCttcattttaacaaaattacaataatatccTTATGAGcccaaaacaaaaattaagacATGTATGAATTATTCTAGATTTTTCATTTTGACCATAAAttacacaattattattttgcccttaaatgatgttaaaattactaaaatgtcATTGGTCGTCCTTCTCATGGATGatgttaaaattactaaaatgtcATTGGTCGTCCTTCTTATGGATgatgttaaaattattaaaatgtaattgATCGACCTTCTCATGGCTCTTccaaatagtatatatatatatatatatatatatatatatatatatatatatatattagttaggAATTAATATTAGGAAGTCAAACGTCACTCACGTTATTCTTAAAACAATATGATTTAATATAGGTAGGAATTAAACTAAAGAAGTACAAAagtcattaatatttttattaaataatataatttaatattaaaattaaataatataatttaatattaaaattaaataatataatttttattatattttaatttataatagaggttaaatcataattcaaactttaacatttttttgttttcatttataatatatgatatataataatagGTGAAATAATATAACAGACCCTAATACTTTGGTCCGAATTATAAACTGAATTTTATACTTGCAACTTTATCAACTCAACACTTGAAAAGGACATTTTACATCAATAACATgatatataatacataattacaaattatgatataatatgtACTTTTACTGAAAATAGCATTAGTTTTATTACCAGAAATGGCAAAACGCTTTTGctctttttattcttctttttctcttttcttctatcattttttatgtctttCATTCTTGTCCTTTTTTCAGTcattttctgtctctcttttcctgtttttttttttttttttaaaatcattttctttctctttttattttccaCATTTTCTCTCTGTTTTATTCTTCTCCTTTCTTCAATCATTTTTTCTCactcttttctgttttttttttaattttaattattttaatatttaatatgttttttaagattagcattatatattttttttaaaatatggacattatttataaataaatatataaaagttgTACTTGTACTACATTTTGAAttcaatacattatatatatttttcaatgtaCATTGTAAATACATAActaaaatatttctaataaaataatatattttaacacCGCTAGTAAGAGAAAATAGTTACAATTGTAATTGTAATTATCCGTTTGACCATTTTGAACTACTCGTAACTATAATTATAGAATTAGTGggataattttaatgattagtttagttggtggttaatgaactaagttaataatttatttaattaaattatcacgTGGTCCATGGATAGAAAGAAATTATAGgatttattagttatttaattattaattagttgataattaTTAACCCTAAATAATTATAGTGTAAATGCTTACCACCGACTCATGAGACGACATTTCCCTCAGGTAAATCTTCATCAACaatcaaaattattctttcatattaATTGTTGGGCGGAGGATTTTGTATAATTACCTTATACGACTTAGTGCCATTTTATGGTAGAATGAATaggaaaattaatattatatgatgGTATTGAATAATTTAAAGTGCAGTGTGATGTTGTGACACTTTAATAATCAACAGCTAAAGTGCTAGCTGCgattattaatcaaattttatttctaatattgtTGAATTGGGTTTCGATTGATGCTAGCATGCCACTGGTTTTGTTATCTGTGGTCTGCATTTTATTTCTTAGTTTATTATTCTTTGTTATCATATTATGAACTAATTTTTGATAATGCTGAAATAGGTAATTAGATATTaggtatattatataatatgaatatcatTAGAATAAGTTCTTTGGAGGAATATAGATGATAGAATCTGGTAATTCTACATGGTAATTCTACAAGAACATAAAATtggtgttttgatgatagacaagaaatgaaaatatatgtactgcAAATAATTATCGCAGCCACTATCGCAACCATCGGAATTAATTGTCGCagctaaaattaattaaatgtacaAGTGCTAAAGATGATGAAGATacaagttgatacaaataaggaacccctaatatattttatttagtaaggAAGTTGTATAGAAAAAAGATTGTACAATAAAAGGTAAATCAGTACTCCTTGTTTAACTACAATTACAATTTCCTTACCTTATTTGATAAGGACTTAAGGCGCAACAAAGCAGAAGAAATATCTATAAAAGGATCTCAAACGCAGAAGAGTAACACACGACTTTTACATAGAGAGAAAAGCGAGAGACATTCAGTAAAAGCCGAGATCGACAGTGTTGCTAAGTTCAAGAAGTTCTTGAGTTAGAAAGTCTTGAACGTGTaaaactattttcttgattCATTGTTGAAGTTGTTAGTTACGTTTTTGTACAAGAAATGTGTTTGGCTTCTTGTAGAGTTGAGCTTTGGTGAGgtttgtaacaaaaggtgggtttggccttttggagagTAGAAGTAGTCGACTATAGTTAATCAAGAGTTGTTGTAGTGGTGAGGTTATTGATTATTGAATTGtaatcataaaatcatctagttgaattaataaaatgaggtttttccttccttgattgaggaaggtttttaatttaacaagtttTGTGTTCTGACTTAAAACCAACttacaagaacctggttcttgttcTAGGAGATaggtttcttcaattggtatcagagcagatCTTTTCGATAAAAGATTCACACTTTGAAAAGACTCAATGACAGCACCACCTACCCCACAAGAGGGAGCTTCACAAACACGACCACCACTATTCAATGACAAATACAATGGATGGTGGAAAAATCGTATGATGGATCATCTTATCGGCGAAAATCCTGATCTATGGAGAGTAATTCTAAATGGACCAACTATACCTATGAAAACTGCAACTGATGGAATCACCAAAAACccaattgaaagaaaagaatggaatgCGGAAGACAAACTTGCAATCCAAAACAATGCCAAAGCCAAGAAAATTCTGATCTGTGGTATAGGACCAGACGAATACAATCGAATCTCGTCTTGTCAAGATGCCAAAGCCATATGAGAAACACTACAAACCGCTCATGAAGGAACAACACAAGTCAAGAAGTCTAAAATTGATAACTTAAACAGACAATATGAACTTTCAGAATGGCAGAAGGAGAGACTATACAAGATATGCATACCAGGTTCACTTCAATCATCAATGAGATGTATTCCTTGGGAGAAATAGTTTCCAATGGAAAGGCAGTAAGGAAACTCTTGAGTGTCCTTCATGAAACTTGGGAAGGCAAAGTCAAGGCTATCACTGAAGCCCGCGACCTAGATACACTGGCCATGGATGAGTTGATTGGTAATCTCATCACATATGAACTcaagaaaaaccaagaaaaagaAATCGGAGGAAAGATAAAGGAAAGGAACCTGGTTCTGAAGGCAACTGCATCAGAtgattttgaggatgaaaaTATTGCCCTTATAACCAAAAGGTTCACTAGAATGCCGAAAAGAGGACAAGCATTCCAAAAGAAAACTCCTCAAAAATCCAATGAAAACACTAAAGACCAGGTTTGTCATAAGTGCGGAAGTCCGGATCACTTAATCAAATTCTGTCCACTTTGGGCTTTAAAGCAGAAAAAGACAAACTCTGAGAAGGGAAAAGACATTAAGAAAGATAAGTTTGTTTCTTCAAACAGAAGAATGACAACTCAAGAGACAGATATCTCAATGAAAAGGGACTTTGCAGCAATGGGGAATTCATCTGATGAAGAATCTGAGGATGATGAGACAGAAAACAAATCTCTTCTTGCACTAGAGCAAGAAGATGATTATGACTTTCTTGCTCTAGTAGCAGTGGAAACCAAGGAAGAAAAGGAAACCTGCAGATTACAAGAAACTATATTAGCACTCATGGTTGGATCAGATTCTGAAGaggacaaagaagaagaagatatgaaTGAAAAGGTTAGTCTTCATCATATACAAGACAATTTAAACTCATACTCAAAAAGGGAGCTAGAATCTTTACTCTACACTCTCATCGATGCATATAAAACCATAGATTCAAAAAGAGAGTTGATAATGGAAGACTATGCATCattaagagaagaaaacaagaagcttgaaaaataaaatcttcattTATTATCCAAACATACTGAGCTAAGTAAAAACCTAGACTAACTGAAGCTGAGAATGGAATGAGATGGACCAGGTCCTCCATATTGcttgacaacattcacaagaaTCGTACTTCTGAGAGACTTGGAATAGATTTTGATAGAACTAGTCCTCAAGTAAAATATCCCAACATAGATTGTCTATGCATGCACTGTGGGCTGGTAGGGCATAAAAGTTATGATTGTCGAAGAAAATTGATTGCtcataacaaaaatttaaattctctGAGAAAACCCAATCATGAGAAAACCAATGAATAAAAACAAATCCCTACAGTCAAATCTCTTCCCAGATAGGTTAGAAAAAATCTTATTCATCCATTTTTTAAGCAAAAATCAAAGTGGATCTGGGTACCAAAATCTAACCCCTGAAATTAACTGCGGGGATTAGTGAAAAGAAAGCAACAACAATGGTACTTGGATAGTGCATGTTCCAGACACATGTCTGGagataaaaataactttctCTCACTCAAAAACTTCAAAGGAGGAAACGTCGCCTTTGGTAATGGAAAAAGTGGGGAAATTCAGGGaattggaaaggttgggtccatgGATAATCATGCAATTGAAAACGTATACTATGTGAATGACCTACAACATAATCTATTGAGCGTATCCCAAATATGCAATAGAGGAAACAACGTACTCTTTACAGAAAAAGAATGCAGAGTGACAAATTTAGTGACTGGGAACCTGGTTCTACTAGGTAAGAGACAAAAGAATGTGTACAAAGCCAAGATTGTTTATTCTAAGGAAGATACTCTTAAATATCTAAGTGCAGTTTCTGATTGCTCCATGCTCTGGCACAAAAGAATGGGACACATTAGcatgacaaaaataaataaactcatATCTAAGGACCTGGTTAGGGGACTGCCAACCAAAAGTTTCAGGAACAACAAAGTATGTGGAACCTGCATTCAAGGAAAACAGGTGAGATCATCTTTCAAACCAAAGTTGACAGTCAGTACTACCAAGCCACTAGAACTACTTCACATGGATTTGTGTGGACCAATGCGTGTACAAAGCAGAGGTGGGAAAATATATGTGTTTGTAATAGTCGATGATTATTCAAGATTCACTTGGACACTGTTTCTTGCAACAAAGGATGAAACATTCACTATGTTTGAAATCTTTGCAAAGCTGGTTcagaaaaaaaacaacaaagaaataattagCATCAAATCTGATCATGAGCTGGAGTTTGAAAACTCACAATTCCTACAATTTTGTATTACAAACGGGATTGAGCATAACTTCTCAGCACCTAGAACACCACAACAAAACAGCGTAGTTGACCGGATAAATAGAACACTGGAAGATATTGCAAGAACAATGTTGATCTCAAGCAAACTTCCAAAATCCTATTGGGATGAAACAGTAAATACAGGATGCTATCTAATAAATAGATGTATGATCAGATCAGTGTTACACAAAACACCATATGAGTtactaaaaggaaaaaaaccaAATTTAGGACATCTTAGGGCCTTTGGGTGTGTATGTTTTATACACAACAATGATAAAGACAACTTGAGAAAATTTGATGCTAAGAGTGATAAAGGAATTTTTCTGTGCTATTCTTCACAAAGCAAAGCTTACAAGGTAGTTAATAAAAGTACAAACTGTGTAGAAGAAAGTGTTCGTGTtgtatttaatgaaaataacagTGAAGTTGAAGGAAATTCAGAGGATGAACATAATGAAGGAACCTGCTCCAGGCCATCAGAACCAAAAATATGGGAAGAAGAATTTATACCCTCTCATAAAACACCTGAAATAGAAGATAAGTCTACTACTGAAACTGGTCCTGCTGCATCTCAAGAACCAGTAAACACCCAAACTCACAACTGGAAGCATCAAAGTTCTCATCCCTTACAAAACATTCTTACTCCTCTTAATTCAGGCATCTCAACAAGATCCAAATTACGTAGCATGTGTGCTTTCTCTGCCTACGTTTCCCTGATTGAGCCAAAACATATAAAAGAAGCACTATTAGACTCTTATTGGATTAGTGCTATGCAAGAAAAACTTaatcagtttgaaagaaacaGAGTATGGAACCTGGTTCCAAAACCTCAAAATAGAACGGTAATAGGAACAAGGTGGGTGTTTAGAAATAAGCTCGATGAACAAGGACAAATCATACGCAACAAATCTAGGCTAGTTGTACAGGTATATAACCAAGAAGAAGGGATAGACTACGATGAAACTTTTGCACCCGTGGCTAGAATTGAAGCAATTAGAATATTGATCGCATATGCTGCTCACATGGAATTTAAACTCTATCAGATGGATGTCAAAAGTGCCTTCTTAAATGGTTATCTACAAGAAGAGGTGTATGTGAAACAATCCCCTGGTTTTGAAAATACCAAGTACCCTGATCATGTATACAAACTAGACAAAGCACTctatgggctaaaacaagcacctaGAGCATGATATGATCGTTTGTCCACTTTTCTTCTCACACATGGATACACAAGAGGAAAAATTGATAATACATTGTTTCTTCGAAAACAAGGTGAAGATTTGTTCATAGTTTAAGTATATGAAGATGATATCATATTTGGAGGAACTAATGACTCACTTGGGGTAGAATTTGCTCAACTAATGAATAGtgaatttgagatgagtatgatgggagaactaaaattctttttaggACTCCAAATTAAACAAAATCCAGCTGgcacatcaattcatcaacaaaaatacatCAAGGAATTACTGAAGaaatatgatatgaatgaagTAAGTCAAATGACACACCCATTGGGACAACAAAAAAACTTGATAAAGATTAACCATGTTCACCTATAAATGACACTAAATATAGAGGTATGATTGGATCACTCCTATACCTTACTGCCAATAAACCTGATATAGTGTTCAATGTTGGTCTATGCGCACGTTTTCAGTCCTGTCCCAaggaatcacatctaaaagctGTCAAAAGAATCTTGCGATATCTAAAAGGCACAATGAACCTGGTTCTGTGGTATCCAACTAGAGACTCATTCAATCTAAAGGGATTTGCTGATGCAGACTATGCAGGACATATGGTAGATAGAAAAAGCACCTCTTGAATGGCACACTTCTTAGGACCGTGTCTAATATCCTGGGAAACTAGAAACAAAATTCGGTTGCTTTATCCGCTGCTGAGGCTGAGTATGTGGCATCTGCTTCTTGTTGTGCCCAACTTCTTTGGATAAAACAGCAGCTTAAagatttttgtataaaaattgtttgtaTTCCCATTCTTTGTGATAATACCAGTTCTAAGAACATGGCCAAAAACCCGGTTCAACACAAACGTACCAAACACATAGATATTAGACATCACTTCCTTCGtgataatgttgaaaaaggGAACATAGTAATCACATTCTGCAAAACTGAGGATCAAGTTGCGGATATTTTCACCAAAGCACTAGGAAGAGAATCATTTCAGAAAAATCGACTTTCACTAGGGCTCATCTTTTGGATTGATTACTGCCTTACCAAGTCCTCAGGATATAAGAACCAGGTCCAGTCTAGTTGGTTCTACAATTGCTTTACACTAAGCACGGAAAATCAgcattcaaaaatttaaaaaaatgtgcgGGGGGAActatttctctttctctctcatatGTCACTCCTCCGAAAAGCTGGTGCAACTGTCAATGCACACGTCCCTTCAATATCAATCCCTCATAAATACTAAAACCCCTCGAAGATAACACCAAAACCGTTCCCAATAAAGCACTTCCTCCAACAAAGCAACCaactccttctcttctttcatttttcagaaaaatcctCTTCCATCACCATGTTTAATCCTC harbors:
- the LOC138341928 gene encoding uncharacterized protein codes for the protein MTAPPTPQEGASQTRPPLFNDKYNGWWKNRMMDHLIGENPDLWRVILNGPTIPMKTATDGITKNPIERKEWNAEDKLAIQNNAKAKKILICGIGPDEYNRISSCQDAKAI